One stretch of Rhipicephalus sanguineus isolate Rsan-2018 chromosome 10, BIME_Rsan_1.4, whole genome shotgun sequence DNA includes these proteins:
- the LOC119372595 gene encoding THAP domain-containing protein 6-like isoform X1 yields MPSCCVPGCKSRGSQGVPATSYHLFPKDAVRRTKWIEAIWPPHIRREPAKEAHVCSKHFLEEHFDRTSAFKVRLREHAVPTLLLPHPVQQGDRAPDAASTDSSFDSPQLMQGCAEGLLLLAQVAATSHEGLQACLSTPASPDLAAGFHGQSTLQQEAMDIQHESADPISLPDPDPSNLSASHFIEPALVQVKIHLCSTH; encoded by the exons atgcccagctgttgtgtGCCAGGATGCAAGTCGCGCGGCTCACAAGGAGTACCAGCCACCTCCTACCATTT GTTTCCCAAAGATGCCGTTCGTCGGACAAAGTGGATAGAAGCAATTTGGCCCCCGCATATTCGCCGGGAACCTGCCAAGGAAGCTCATGTttgttcgaagcatttcttagaggaGCATTTTGATCGCACGTCCGCGTTCAAAGTCCGCCTACGAGAGCATGCAGTTCCTACTCTCTTG CTACCTCATCCAGTACAACAAGGTGATAGAGCACCTGATGCAGCAAGCACCGATTCATCCTTTGATTCCCCTCAGCTCATGCAAGGTTGCGCTGAAGGCTTGCTGCTGCTTGCACAG GTTGCTGCAACTTCTCATGAAGGCCTCCAAGCTTGCCTCTCCACACCTGCATCGCCTGACTTAGCTGCAGGCTTCCACGGGCAGTCCACACTCCAACAG GAAGCCATGGATATACAGCATGAAAGTGCAGATCCAATCAGTTTACCTGACCCAGATCCCTCCAACCTAAGTGCCAGTCATTTCATCGAGCCAGCACTTGTACAGGTGAAAATTCACCTCTGTTCTACTCATTAG
- the LOC119372595 gene encoding uncharacterized protein LOC119372595 isoform X3, with protein MPSCCVPGCKSRGSQGVPATSYHFYLIQYNKVIEHLMQQAPIHPLIPLSSCKVALKACCCLHRLLQLLMKASKLASPHLHRLT; from the exons atgcccagctgttgtgtGCCAGGATGCAAGTCGCGCGGCTCACAAGGAGTACCAGCCACCTCCTACCATTT CTACCTCATCCAGTACAACAAGGTGATAGAGCACCTGATGCAGCAAGCACCGATTCATCCTTTGATTCCCCTCAGCTCATGCAAGGTTGCGCTGAAGGCTTGCTGCTGCTTGCACAG GTTGCTGCAACTTCTCATGAAGGCCTCCAAGCTTGCCTCTCCACACCTGCATCGCCTGACTTAG
- the LOC119372595 gene encoding uncharacterized protein LOC119372595 isoform X2, translated as MQVARLTRSTSHLLPFLPHPVQQGDRAPDAASTDSSFDSPQLMQGCAEGLLLLAQVAATSHEGLQACLSTPASPDLAAGFHGQSTLQQEAMDIQHESADPISLPDPDPSNLSASHFIEPALVQVKIHLCSTH; from the exons ATGCAAGTCGCGCGGCTCACAAGGAGTACCAGCCACCTCCTACCATTT CTACCTCATCCAGTACAACAAGGTGATAGAGCACCTGATGCAGCAAGCACCGATTCATCCTTTGATTCCCCTCAGCTCATGCAAGGTTGCGCTGAAGGCTTGCTGCTGCTTGCACAG GTTGCTGCAACTTCTCATGAAGGCCTCCAAGCTTGCCTCTCCACACCTGCATCGCCTGACTTAGCTGCAGGCTTCCACGGGCAGTCCACACTCCAACAG GAAGCCATGGATATACAGCATGAAAGTGCAGATCCAATCAGTTTACCTGACCCAGATCCCTCCAACCTAAGTGCCAGTCATTTCATCGAGCCAGCACTTGTACAGGTGAAAATTCACCTCTGTTCTACTCATTAG